One window from the genome of Hydractinia symbiolongicarpus strain clone_291-10 chromosome 1, HSymV2.1, whole genome shotgun sequence encodes:
- the LOC130647047 gene encoding uncharacterized protein LOC130647047 gives MAYTGLRQPLLSIQQPLGVSLSQGTQLDLCNLTDLQTEYSQQDTNFYPYNIQNTLAGTDLTFQMSNTSYEQNNFPLQLDYKKFPTKLFKIQKRTRGKSEQRVRNGELEIILDFQDIVTYGLIKSIQIFVKRTNEVVNTPQYVGPVELQPKFQVLGQTKYLVKVDIDSVYVVDGKKVYHLQKTLTEELNTFHLIINITLQDGRYKSVKTREFLLVGRENIPGEKRPMEGRVRKSSESSVDSSEPLCKAASLSSGYGSPQLDEDVFRARKIVTKHIETKSIEVGDMLLNSILQSPNGDIAYHYTLDDPTLVFKEGQIVGITFDEVAKKQNIVMLTSENASEVVLKGVITRSQYLEAMVPRNFAITETICMMGIVPVRVRGSVDANEPLYASVDCPGVAVAGGYLNYKDIKDASLVGYAFQSRHAENEDAIGMVQAGVSVLSSASQLLLNKRLKDMEHHWERKIAKLKKSNRRFRRCFVSCGLLSGILAILTGIFLWQLLVPGTAYRYYVCRKGSLAGRISNFKYNPGKYVFNYPTVNGIEFTFRSLMKKTNHNYKPMNGTGIRYYLNIDRCAYGGERSTRDATTGQKRVYGPDVYAVDKKCHHVYYYSEAPSEWYRYDSVSWEKYKNIHCVPESKFKLF, from the exons atggCTTACACAGGCTTACGGCAACCTCTGCTGAGCATTCAACAACCTCTTGGTGTTAGTTTATCACAAGGGACACAACTGGATTTGTGTAACTTGACAGATCTTCAGACGGAATATTCTCAACAAGATACAAATTTCTACCCTTACAACATTCAAAACACTCTGGCAG GAACTGATCTGACTTTTCAAATGTCTAACACATCCTAtgaacaaaataattttcctcTTCAACTCGATTACAAAAAGTTTCcaacaaaattgtttaaaattcag AAGCGTACACGAGGAAAGTCCGAACAAAGAGTAAGAAATGGTGAATTGGAAATTATATTGGATTTTCAAGATATTGTAACATATGGACTGATAAAAAGTATTCAAATTTTTGTCAAGCGTACAAACGAAGTGGTTAACACACCACAGTACGTTGGACCTGTTGAATTACAGCCAAAATTCCAAGTTCTCGGTCAAACAAAG TATCTTGTTAAAGTTGATATAGATTCAGTTTATGTGGTTGATGGTAAAAAAGTCTATCACCTCCAAAAAACTTTGACTGAAGAACTCAACACCTTCCATTTGATAATTAATATCACACTGCAAGATGGTCGTTACAAATCTGTGAAGACTAGAGAGTTTTTATTAGTTGGAAGAGAAAATATTCCTGGGG AGAAACGACCAATGGAAGGAAGAGTTCGAAAAAGTTCAGAAAGTTCAG TGGATTCCTCCGAACCTCTTTGTAAAGCAGCAAGTCTTTCATCTGGCTATGGTAGTCCACAGTTAGATGAAG ATGTATTCCGTGCCAGAAAGATTGTGACAAAACACATCGAGACAAAATCGATTGAAGTGGGTGACATGTTGCTTAATAGCATATTACAGTCACCCAATGGTGACATAGCATATCATTACACGTTGGATGACCCCACCCTTGTATTTAAAGAAGGGCAAATAGTGGGCATAACATTTGATGAGGTCGCGAAGAAACAAAATATAGTAATGTTAACGTCAGAGAATGCGTCTGAAGTTGTGTTAAAAGGTGTAATCACACGTTCTCAATACCTTGAAGCCATGGTACCTCGAAATTTTG ctatCACTGAGACCATCTGCATGATGGGAATAGTCCCTGTGCGTGTAAGAGGATCAGTTGATGCAAACGAACCACTATACGCATCTGTTGATTGTCCAGGAGTTGCAGTAGCAGGAGGGTACTTGAATTACAAAGATATAAAGGATGCTTCACTTGTTGGATATGCGTTCCAGTCCAGACATGCCGAAAATGAAGACGCA ATTGGCATGGTTCAAGCTGGAGTATCTGTGCTGAGTAGCGCTAGTCAGTTGCTTTTGAATAAAAGATTGAAAGACATGGAGCATCACTGGGAAAGAAAGATTGCCAAGTTGAAGAAGTCAAACAGAAGATTCAGGAgat GTTTCGTGTCGTGTGGTTTGTTATCAGGAATTTTGGCAATATTGACGGGCATATTTTTATGGCAGCTGTTAGTACCAGGAACAGCCTATAGATATTACGTGTGCCGAAAAGGATCTCTTGCTGGCAGGATATCCAACTTCAAATACAATCCAGGGAAATACGTATTTAAT TATCCAACTGTTAACGGAATCGAGTTCACATTCCGAAGTCTGATGAAGAAAACCAATCACAACTACAAACCCATGAACGGCACAG GTATCCGATATTATTTAAATATCGATCGATGCGCATACGGTGGCGAGAGATCAACCAGGGATGCTACCACTGGCCAGAAACGTGTCTATGGACCTGACGTTTACGCAGTCGATAAAAAATGCCACCATGTTTATTATTACAGTGAAGCGCCATCAGAATGGTACCGCTACGATTCTGTCTCGTGGGAAAAGTACAAGAACATACATTGTGTTCCCGAGTCGAAATTTAAACTTTTCTAA
- the LOC130647026 gene encoding uncharacterized protein LOC130647026 isoform X1: MDTIQKLVDSCKYAQAKEIIKKGFMNIKEPIDAVYLKMVANFLEIKQTFFQELEHKNLLQLTNIQASIENYTTLGKEIADFKISEEMLKIECTCLTNLISLINATDTCENQNKTLLHMLYQHLKKLCIMFWNSTSDIPCLFVDNECNNLKRTVELLQYVLNQIAGTFRDHWLIMHYFSLSIDILFWLIKSHKSVDLQSSLIHCITCLLHLKSDIFQNNDCEGRGLDFCFNRRSFKVFKRDFASIKLLCKVVSKYSLNGEDVYQNSQTKDVYHQINNLAFTIEGIRLFQNCDYAACCQHIEEVCQSTVATSQLSGFQLTLIKNIKKISQLKLGRSASFSDSPLSSIVLKNFANLLNQAGLCFMQKEDDRSIELLYKLLEMIHKLNEKIYVVSNFEYNVDEFLKCHTELGVRLPTNHCNWIFFAYLNLPPLAYILNKLSILLFRQKRYEELNQIMKKFVYEVEKNPTSNGESVDCIYRMYCSSLLKSSRFNKAQELIVDMQEKGYFWAWHLLYLAEVLRQQKNYKESIEQLQRLLNELDKKDNVVKDENNNGCTWSLLDVVNFKEIKTYHAYNNMAVACIEQGVVDDALMYLKMAIQECRKLRTDVITEVVYNYCKWLHENKAENIAVMNWNAFYNTKSVTNFNETYKIFL; the protein is encoded by the exons ATGGACACTATTCAAAAGCTTGTTGATTCATGTAAATATGCACAAGCGAAAGAAATAATCAAAAAAG gttTTATGAATATCAAAGAACCAATTGACGCTGTGTATTTGAAGATGGttgctaattttttagaaatcaaA CAAACCTTTTTTCAGGAACTGGAACACAAAAATTTACTACAACTTACGAACATCCAAGCAAGTATAGAAAACTATACCACTTTGGGAAAAGAAATAGCAG ATTTCAAAATAAGTGAAGAGATGCTGAAAATAGAATGTACCTGCTTAACGAATCTAATTTCACTCATTAACGCAACAGACACATgtgaaaatcaaaacaaaactctTTTGCATATGTTGTACCAACATTTGAAAAAac TTTGCATCATGTTTTGGAACAGCACATCTGATATTCCATGTTTATTTGTTGACAATGaatgtaataatttaaaacgcaCAGTCGAACTCCTGCAATatgttttaaatcaaattgCTGGAACATTCAGAG ATCATTGGTTAATCATGCACTACTTTTCATTGTCCATCGATATTTTGTTCTGGTTGATTAAATCTCATAAATCAG TTGATCTTCAAAGCTCTCTTATCCATTGTATAACATGTttacttcatttgaaaagtGATATCTTTCAGAATAATGAT TGTGAGGGGCGTGGCTTGGATTTTTGTTTTAACCGAAGATCGTTTAAAG ttttcaaaCGAGATTTTGCTTCTATTAAGCTCTTGTGTAAGGTGGTTTCAAAGTATAGCTTAAATGGTGAGGATGTTTACCAAAACAGCCAAACCAAGGACGTTTATCACCAGATTAATAACTTGGCATTCACCATTGAAG GAATTCGTCTATTTCAAAATTGCGATTATGCTGCATGTTGTCAGCACATCGAAGAAGTCTGTCAATCCACTGTCGCTACATCACAGCTTTCTGGGTTCCAGTTAACGTTgatcaaaaacattaaaaaaatttcccaATTAAAACTG GGAAGAAGCGCGTCCTTCAGCGACTCTCCATTaagttctattgttttaaagaaCTTCGCGAATCTTCTCAATCAAGCTGGTCTGTGTTTTATGCAAAAGGAAGACGACAGAAGCATCGAGTTACTGTACAAGTTATTAGAG ATGATACATAAATTGAATGAAAAGATTTATGTGGTGTCCAACTTTGAATATAACGTGGATGAGTTTTTGAAATGTCACACTGAAC ttggagTTCGTCTACCCACAAATCATTGCAACTGGATATTTTTCGCGTACCTAAATTTGCCTCCATTGGCATACATATTGAACAAGTTATCGATTTTGCTGTTTCGACAGAAAag gtaCGAAGAATTGAACCAAATCATGAAGAAATTTGTTTACGAAGTGGAAAAAAAT CCAACTTCCAACGGAGAAAGCGTCGATTGTATTTACAGAATGTATTGTAGCTCTTTATTAAAATCGTCTCGCTTCAACAAAGCGCAAGAACTAATTGTTGATATGCAAGAAAAAG GATATTTTTGGGCGTGGCATCTGCTATATCTAGCTGAAGTATTGAGACAACAGAAGAATTATAAGGAGAGTATAGaacagttacaaag ACTACTTAACGAGCTTGACAAAAAGGACAATGTTGTGAAAGATGAAAATAATAATGGTTGTACATGGAGTCTATTGG ATGTTGTCaactttaaagaaattaaaacg TATCATGCTTACAACAACATGGCGGTTGCTTGCATTGAACAAGGTGTGGTTGACGACGCATTGATGTATTTAAAGATGGCTATACAGGAATGTCGCAAGTTAAGaa CGGATGTCATTACGGAAGTGGTTTACAACTATTGCAAATGGTTGCACGAAAACAAAGCAGAGAATATTGCAGTTATGAACTGGAACGCTTTTTATAATACGAAATCCGTCACGAATTTTAATGAGACTTACAAGATATTTCTTTGA
- the LOC130647026 gene encoding uncharacterized protein LOC130647026 isoform X2, which translates to MDTIQKLVDSCKYAQAKEIIKKGFMNIKEPIDAVYLKMVANFLEIKQTFFQELEHKNLLQLTNIQASIENYTTLGKEIADFKISEEMLKIECTCLTNLISLINATDTCENQNKTLLHMLYQHLKKLCIMFWNSTSDIPCLFVDNECNNLKRTVELLQYVLNQIAGTFRDHWLIMHYFSLSIDILFWLIKSHKSVDLQSSLIHCITCLLHLKSDIFQNNDCEGRGLDFCFNRRSFKVFKRDFASIKLLCKVVSKYSLNGEDVYQNSQTKDVYHQINNLAFTIEGIRLFQNCDYAACCQHIEEVCQSTVATSQLSGFQLTLIKNIKKISQLKLGRSASFSDSPLSSIVLKNFANLLNQAGLCFMQKEDDRSIELLYKLLEMIHKLNEKIYVVSNFEYNVDEFLKCHTELVRLPTNHCNWIFFAYLNLPPLAYILNKLSILLFRQKRYEELNQIMKKFVYEVEKNPTSNGESVDCIYRMYCSSLLKSSRFNKAQELIVDMQEKGYFWAWHLLYLAEVLRQQKNYKESIEQLQRLLNELDKKDNVVKDENNNGCTWSLLDVVNFKEIKTYHAYNNMAVACIEQGVVDDALMYLKMAIQECRKLRTDVITEVVYNYCKWLHENKAENIAVMNWNAFYNTKSVTNFNETYKIFL; encoded by the exons ATGGACACTATTCAAAAGCTTGTTGATTCATGTAAATATGCACAAGCGAAAGAAATAATCAAAAAAG gttTTATGAATATCAAAGAACCAATTGACGCTGTGTATTTGAAGATGGttgctaattttttagaaatcaaA CAAACCTTTTTTCAGGAACTGGAACACAAAAATTTACTACAACTTACGAACATCCAAGCAAGTATAGAAAACTATACCACTTTGGGAAAAGAAATAGCAG ATTTCAAAATAAGTGAAGAGATGCTGAAAATAGAATGTACCTGCTTAACGAATCTAATTTCACTCATTAACGCAACAGACACATgtgaaaatcaaaacaaaactctTTTGCATATGTTGTACCAACATTTGAAAAAac TTTGCATCATGTTTTGGAACAGCACATCTGATATTCCATGTTTATTTGTTGACAATGaatgtaataatttaaaacgcaCAGTCGAACTCCTGCAATatgttttaaatcaaattgCTGGAACATTCAGAG ATCATTGGTTAATCATGCACTACTTTTCATTGTCCATCGATATTTTGTTCTGGTTGATTAAATCTCATAAATCAG TTGATCTTCAAAGCTCTCTTATCCATTGTATAACATGTttacttcatttgaaaagtGATATCTTTCAGAATAATGAT TGTGAGGGGCGTGGCTTGGATTTTTGTTTTAACCGAAGATCGTTTAAAG ttttcaaaCGAGATTTTGCTTCTATTAAGCTCTTGTGTAAGGTGGTTTCAAAGTATAGCTTAAATGGTGAGGATGTTTACCAAAACAGCCAAACCAAGGACGTTTATCACCAGATTAATAACTTGGCATTCACCATTGAAG GAATTCGTCTATTTCAAAATTGCGATTATGCTGCATGTTGTCAGCACATCGAAGAAGTCTGTCAATCCACTGTCGCTACATCACAGCTTTCTGGGTTCCAGTTAACGTTgatcaaaaacattaaaaaaatttcccaATTAAAACTG GGAAGAAGCGCGTCCTTCAGCGACTCTCCATTaagttctattgttttaaagaaCTTCGCGAATCTTCTCAATCAAGCTGGTCTGTGTTTTATGCAAAAGGAAGACGACAGAAGCATCGAGTTACTGTACAAGTTATTAGAG ATGATACATAAATTGAATGAAAAGATTTATGTGGTGTCCAACTTTGAATATAACGTGGATGAGTTTTTGAAATGTCACACTGAACTTG TTCGTCTACCCACAAATCATTGCAACTGGATATTTTTCGCGTACCTAAATTTGCCTCCATTGGCATACATATTGAACAAGTTATCGATTTTGCTGTTTCGACAGAAAag gtaCGAAGAATTGAACCAAATCATGAAGAAATTTGTTTACGAAGTGGAAAAAAAT CCAACTTCCAACGGAGAAAGCGTCGATTGTATTTACAGAATGTATTGTAGCTCTTTATTAAAATCGTCTCGCTTCAACAAAGCGCAAGAACTAATTGTTGATATGCAAGAAAAAG GATATTTTTGGGCGTGGCATCTGCTATATCTAGCTGAAGTATTGAGACAACAGAAGAATTATAAGGAGAGTATAGaacagttacaaag ACTACTTAACGAGCTTGACAAAAAGGACAATGTTGTGAAAGATGAAAATAATAATGGTTGTACATGGAGTCTATTGG ATGTTGTCaactttaaagaaattaaaacg TATCATGCTTACAACAACATGGCGGTTGCTTGCATTGAACAAGGTGTGGTTGACGACGCATTGATGTATTTAAAGATGGCTATACAGGAATGTCGCAAGTTAAGaa CGGATGTCATTACGGAAGTGGTTTACAACTATTGCAAATGGTTGCACGAAAACAAAGCAGAGAATATTGCAGTTATGAACTGGAACGCTTTTTATAATACGAAATCCGTCACGAATTTTAATGAGACTTACAAGATATTTCTTTGA
- the LOC130647026 gene encoding uncharacterized protein LOC130647026 isoform X3, protein MDTIQKLVDSCKYAQAKEIIKKGFMNIKEPIDAVYLKMVANFLEIKELEHKNLLQLTNIQASIENYTTLGKEIADFKISEEMLKIECTCLTNLISLINATDTCENQNKTLLHMLYQHLKKLCIMFWNSTSDIPCLFVDNECNNLKRTVELLQYVLNQIAGTFRDHWLIMHYFSLSIDILFWLIKSHKSVDLQSSLIHCITCLLHLKSDIFQNNDCEGRGLDFCFNRRSFKVFKRDFASIKLLCKVVSKYSLNGEDVYQNSQTKDVYHQINNLAFTIEGIRLFQNCDYAACCQHIEEVCQSTVATSQLSGFQLTLIKNIKKISQLKLGRSASFSDSPLSSIVLKNFANLLNQAGLCFMQKEDDRSIELLYKLLEMIHKLNEKIYVVSNFEYNVDEFLKCHTELGVRLPTNHCNWIFFAYLNLPPLAYILNKLSILLFRQKRYEELNQIMKKFVYEVEKNPTSNGESVDCIYRMYCSSLLKSSRFNKAQELIVDMQEKGYFWAWHLLYLAEVLRQQKNYKESIEQLQRLLNELDKKDNVVKDENNNGCTWSLLDVVNFKEIKTYHAYNNMAVACIEQGVVDDALMYLKMAIQECRKLRTDVITEVVYNYCKWLHENKAENIAVMNWNAFYNTKSVTNFNETYKIFL, encoded by the exons ATGGACACTATTCAAAAGCTTGTTGATTCATGTAAATATGCACAAGCGAAAGAAATAATCAAAAAAG gttTTATGAATATCAAAGAACCAATTGACGCTGTGTATTTGAAGATGGttgctaattttttagaaatcaaA GAACTGGAACACAAAAATTTACTACAACTTACGAACATCCAAGCAAGTATAGAAAACTATACCACTTTGGGAAAAGAAATAGCAG ATTTCAAAATAAGTGAAGAGATGCTGAAAATAGAATGTACCTGCTTAACGAATCTAATTTCACTCATTAACGCAACAGACACATgtgaaaatcaaaacaaaactctTTTGCATATGTTGTACCAACATTTGAAAAAac TTTGCATCATGTTTTGGAACAGCACATCTGATATTCCATGTTTATTTGTTGACAATGaatgtaataatttaaaacgcaCAGTCGAACTCCTGCAATatgttttaaatcaaattgCTGGAACATTCAGAG ATCATTGGTTAATCATGCACTACTTTTCATTGTCCATCGATATTTTGTTCTGGTTGATTAAATCTCATAAATCAG TTGATCTTCAAAGCTCTCTTATCCATTGTATAACATGTttacttcatttgaaaagtGATATCTTTCAGAATAATGAT TGTGAGGGGCGTGGCTTGGATTTTTGTTTTAACCGAAGATCGTTTAAAG ttttcaaaCGAGATTTTGCTTCTATTAAGCTCTTGTGTAAGGTGGTTTCAAAGTATAGCTTAAATGGTGAGGATGTTTACCAAAACAGCCAAACCAAGGACGTTTATCACCAGATTAATAACTTGGCATTCACCATTGAAG GAATTCGTCTATTTCAAAATTGCGATTATGCTGCATGTTGTCAGCACATCGAAGAAGTCTGTCAATCCACTGTCGCTACATCACAGCTTTCTGGGTTCCAGTTAACGTTgatcaaaaacattaaaaaaatttcccaATTAAAACTG GGAAGAAGCGCGTCCTTCAGCGACTCTCCATTaagttctattgttttaaagaaCTTCGCGAATCTTCTCAATCAAGCTGGTCTGTGTTTTATGCAAAAGGAAGACGACAGAAGCATCGAGTTACTGTACAAGTTATTAGAG ATGATACATAAATTGAATGAAAAGATTTATGTGGTGTCCAACTTTGAATATAACGTGGATGAGTTTTTGAAATGTCACACTGAAC ttggagTTCGTCTACCCACAAATCATTGCAACTGGATATTTTTCGCGTACCTAAATTTGCCTCCATTGGCATACATATTGAACAAGTTATCGATTTTGCTGTTTCGACAGAAAag gtaCGAAGAATTGAACCAAATCATGAAGAAATTTGTTTACGAAGTGGAAAAAAAT CCAACTTCCAACGGAGAAAGCGTCGATTGTATTTACAGAATGTATTGTAGCTCTTTATTAAAATCGTCTCGCTTCAACAAAGCGCAAGAACTAATTGTTGATATGCAAGAAAAAG GATATTTTTGGGCGTGGCATCTGCTATATCTAGCTGAAGTATTGAGACAACAGAAGAATTATAAGGAGAGTATAGaacagttacaaag ACTACTTAACGAGCTTGACAAAAAGGACAATGTTGTGAAAGATGAAAATAATAATGGTTGTACATGGAGTCTATTGG ATGTTGTCaactttaaagaaattaaaacg TATCATGCTTACAACAACATGGCGGTTGCTTGCATTGAACAAGGTGTGGTTGACGACGCATTGATGTATTTAAAGATGGCTATACAGGAATGTCGCAAGTTAAGaa CGGATGTCATTACGGAAGTGGTTTACAACTATTGCAAATGGTTGCACGAAAACAAAGCAGAGAATATTGCAGTTATGAACTGGAACGCTTTTTATAATACGAAATCCGTCACGAATTTTAATGAGACTTACAAGATATTTCTTTGA
- the LOC130647013 gene encoding uncharacterized protein LOC130647013, translated as MSDSNPRMPLLSASETYSEGLSNPQFTVSDTQFITPNTLPSMDTNNSGTLGTPYSVFSNTGIGNIFNMVNPQIQLPPFNLVYVEYPEKLFKVQRRTSGFSQQRVKSGNISFILDFHSAQQRDLVSNSSIKVKRTNETDNIIKRVGAVPVEARFEPVQESKYLVTLDLDSIYEYKGKKVYELERSLTDELNMFHLVVQVEYRNGQIVSQNTKNIQMIGRETKQRPKPSKRSHAESKGSNCSYDSLLINSPDSLLTLPYSPADDTGLINARSVVADHIKTKTLDVDGLVFGKMQTAQGDIAYHHKKQDPQAVFEEGEIGALVPDEDDEKKHVIAKMNEKNLPNVVLAGVVTRSQYFEAHVPEPGVASETICMMGVVPVQVRGSVAANEALYASVDNPGLAISGHHLDISAIKDSIFIGYAFSSRKTDDEDSVGFVSAGVSVLETAGKYMLNQRLRDVEESVDVKIDKIQKSRRRSRKCVTICGLITTALVILLSCFLWQILMPGSAYRYYICKLGRKTNPKGSAFYNFIPYSARFSYPRVNGIEFSFENLRKKLHHPDYKQLNLTAFNIAGVRYYLNIDRCAYGGLRETGDRITGRKRVYGADVFAVDDMCYNAYYYNENKSSGWVKYNSVSWKKFSNLFCSPSPPRKPAITEDSSVN; from the exons ATGAGTGACTCGAATCCAAGAATGCCGTTGCTTTCAGCTTCAGAAACGTATTCTGAGGGACTGTCTAATCCACAGTTCACTGTATCAGACACTCAGTTTATCACACCAAACACATTGCCAAGCATGGATACCAACA ATAGTGGTACCCTGGGAACACCATATTCTGTTTTTTCCAACACTGGCATTGGCAATATTTTCAACATGGTCAACCCCCAAATACAGCTACCACCCTTCAACCTAGTATATGTGGAGTATCCAGAAAAGCTCTTCAAAGTGCAG CGGAGGACAAGTGGATTTTCGCAACAACGTGTAAAGAGCGGCAACATATCGTTCATACTGGACTTCCATTCAGCTCAGCAGAGAGATTTGGTTTCGAATTCTTCGATTAAAGTGAAACGTACTAATGAGACGGACAACATCATTAAAAGAGTTGGAGCTGTTCCTGTGGAAGCCAGATTTGAACCTGTTCAAGAAAGCAAG TATCTCGTTACCCTGGATTTGGATTCTATTTATGAGTACAAAGGGAAGAAGGTGTACGAGCTTGAACGTTCTCTGACAGACGAACTGAACATGTTCCATCTGGTCGTTCAAGTTGAGTACAGAAATGGACAGATCGTTTCGCAAAACACCAAGAATATTCAGATGATCGGGAGGGAGACCAAACAGAGACCCAAAC CTTCTAAACGTTCACATGCAGAATCAAAAGGATCAA ATTGTTCGTACGACTCCCTTCTAATCAACAGTCCAGACTCACTGCTTACATTACCGTACTCGCCTGCAGACGACACGG GTCTTATCAACGCGCGCTCCGTGGTCGCCGAccacatcaaaacaaaaacactcGACGTTGACGGGTTAGTGTTTGGTAAGATGCAAACGGCGCAAGGAGACATCGCATATCACCACAAAAAACAGGACCCACAGGCGGTGTTTGAAGAGGGTGAGATCGGTGCGTTGGTACCAGATGAAGATGACGAGAAAAAGCACGTGATTGCAAAAATGAACGAAAAGAACCTCCCCAATGTCGTCCTTGCAGGTGTGGTCACACGCTCGCAATATTTCGAAGCACATGTACCAGAACCAGGGG TTGCATCAGAAACAATCTGTATGATGGGTGTGGTACCCGTGCAAGTCCGTGGTTCAGTTGCAGCCAACGAAGCATTATATGCGTCAGTCGACAACCCAGGGCTTGCGATCAGTGGACATCATTTAGATATTTCTGCGATTAAAGACAGTATTTTCATCGGTTACGCTTTTTCGTCTCGTAAAACTGATGACGAAGACTCG GTTGGATTTGTAAGTGCTGGTGTTTCTGTATTGGAAACTGCTGGTAAATATATGTTGAATCAAAGGCTGAGAGATGTGGAGGAGAGTGTTGATGTAAAAATCGACAAGATCCAAAAATCAAGAAGGCGTTCCAGAAAGT GCGTGACGATATGTGGCCTCATCACCACAGCACTTGTGATCTTGCTCTCTTGCTTCTTGTGGCAAATTTTGATGCCTGGTTCTGCATACCGCTACTATATTTGCAAGCTGGGAAGAAAGACTAACCCAAAGGGGTCAGCTTTTTACAACTTCATTCCTTACTCGGCTAGATTTAGC TACCCAAGGGTGAACGGCATTGAATTCTCATTTGAAAACCTCCGGAAGAAGTTACACCACCCGGATTACAAGCAGCTAAATTTAACCG CATTTAACATAGCCGGTGTTCGTTATTACTTAAACATCGACCGGTGCGCTTATGGAGGATTGCGGGAAACCGGAGACCGAATTACCGGTAGAAAACGAGTTTACGGCGCAGATGTGTTTGCTGTGGATGATATGTGCTACAATGCTTACTATTACAACGAAAATAAAAGTTCTGGTTGGGTTAAATACAACTCGGTATCATGGAAGAAgtttagcaatttattttgttcACCCAGTCCTCCGAGAAAACCTGCTATAACGGAGGATAGCTCTGTGAATTAA
- the LOC130647056 gene encoding golgin subfamily A member 6-like protein 6, protein MGRQEKIKEMERQEKIKEMDRQEKTKEMDTHEKIKKMDRQQKTKEIQGQEKIKAMERQEKIKEMERQEKTKEMDTHEKIKKMDRQQKTKEIQGQEKIKAMERQEKIKAMERQKKIKETDTQEEIKEMDTQSKQWRDKRKSKQWRDKRKSKKWRDKKKIKEMDRQEKIKEMDRQEKIKEMDTQSKQWRDKRKSKQWRDKRKSKKWRDKKKSKKWTDKRKSKKWRDRRKSKKWRDKRKSKKWRDRRKSKKWRDKRKSKKWRDKRKSKKWRDKKNQRNGHT, encoded by the coding sequence ATGGGCAGACaagagaaaatcaaagaaatggagagacaagagaaaatcaaagaaatggaCAGACAAGAGAAAACCAAAGAAATGGACACAcatgaaaaaatcaaaaaaatggaCAGACAACAGAAAACCAAAGAAATACAGGGACAAGAGAAAATCAAAGCAATGGAGAGACaagagaaaatcaaagaaatggaGAGACAAGAGAAAACCAAAGAAATGGACACAcatgaaaaaatcaaaaaaatggaCAGACAACAGAAAACCAAAGAAATACAAGGACAAGAGAAAATCAAAGCAATGGAGAGACAAGAGAAAATCAAAGCAATGGAGAGACAGAAGAAAATCAAAGAAACGGACACACAAGAGGAAATCAAAGAAATGGACACACAATCAAAGCAATGGAGAGACAAGAGAAAATCAAAGCAATGGAGAGACaagagaaaatcaaagaaatggaGAGACAAgaagaaaatcaaagaaatggacagacaagagaaaatcaaagaaatggacagacaagagaaaatcaaagaaatggaCACACAATCAAAGCAATGGAGAGACAAGAGAAAATCAAAGCAATGGAGAGACaagagaaaatcaaagaaatggagagacaagaaaaaatcaaagaaatggacagacaagagaaaatcaaagaaatggaGAGACAgaagaaaatcaaagaaatggagagacaagagaaaatcaaagaaatggaGAGACAgaagaaaatcaaagaaatggagagacaagagaaaatcaaagaaatggagagacaagagaaaatcaaagaaatggaGAGACAAGAAAAACCAAAGAAATGGACACACATGA